A genome region from Panthera uncia isolate 11264 unplaced genomic scaffold, Puncia_PCG_1.0 HiC_scaffold_1873, whole genome shotgun sequence includes the following:
- the LOC125917448 gene encoding hepatic triacylglycerol lipase-like, which translates to MIIHGWSVDGFLEDWIWQMVAALKSGLAQPVNVGLADWLTLAYHHYTMAVHNTRLVGREVAALIRWLEESVQFSRSNVHLIGYSLGAHVAGFAGSYIGGKHKIGRITGLDAAGPLFEGSSPSDRLSPDDANFVDAIHTFTREHMGLSVGIKQPIAHYDFYPNGGYFQPGCHFLQLYKHISKHGLNAITQTIKCSHERSVHLFIDSLLHASMQSTAYQCSDMGTFSQGLCLSCKKGHCNTLGYHVRQEWQGKKSKKLFLATRAQSPFKGECGWPMRQPLFGRVRSSPESFPAATSGSALSVLLKPKIPDGDVDTASLSCPPCCQVLGGENLILSGTILGSASLHPSMFMVP; encoded by the exons ATGATAATCCACGGGTGGTCG GTGGATGGCTTTCTGGAAGACTGGATCTGGCAGATGGTTGCCGCACTGAAGTCTGGGCTGGCCCAGCCAGTGAACGTGGGGCTGGCGGACTGGCTCACCCTGGCCTACCACCACTACACCATGGCTGTCCACAACACCCGCCTCGTGGGCCGCGAGGTGGCCGCTCTCATCCGGTGGCTGGAG GAATCTGTTCAATTTTCTCGAAGCAATGTACACCTAATTGGGTACAGCCTGGGTGCACATGTCGCAGGATTCGCTGGCAGTTACATCGGCGGAAAGCACAAGATCGGGAGAATTACAG GGCTGGATGCCGCGGGCCCTCTGTTTGAGGGATCTTCGCCCAGTGACCGTCTTTCACCAGATGATGCCAATTTTGTGGACGCCATTCACACCTTTACCCGGGAGCACATGGGCCTGAGCGTGGGCATCAAACAGCCCATAGCACACTATGACTTCTACCCCAATGGGGGCTACTTCCAACCTGGCTGCCACTTCCTACAGCTCTACAAACACATTAGCAAGCACGGCTTAAATG CCATCACTCAGACCATAAAATGCTCCCACGAGCGCTCAGTACACCTCTTCATCGACTCCCTGCTGCACGCCAGCATGCAGAGCACGGCATACCAGTGCAGCGACATGGGCACCTTCAGCCAGGGCCTGTGCCTGAGCTGCAAGAAGGGCCACTGCAACACGCTGGGCTACCACGTCCGCCAGGAGTGGCAGGGCAAGAAGAGCAAGAAGCTCTTCCTCGCGACGCGGGCCCAGTCCCCCTTCAAAGGTGAGTGTGGGTGGCCCATGAGGCAGCCACTCTTCGGAAGGGTCAGAAGTTCCCCTGAGTCTTTTCCTGCGGCTACTTCAGGCTCTGCTCTTTCAGTGCTTCTAAAACCAAAGATTCCAGATGGTGATGTGGACACGGCCTCTCTCTCGTGTCCACCTTGCTGCCAAGTGCTAGGAGGAGAAAACTTGATACTTTCTGGAACAATCCTTGGGTCAGCCTCTCTTCATCCATCCATGTTCATGGTGCCCTAG